The genomic stretch GGTACTTCCATAGTTTTCTACTATGATCATCAATGAAGGTGGCGAAATATCTATTTCCTCCAATAAAATCAACTTACATCAGTCCACACACATCCGAATACACCACCACAAGATGAAATGTGGTTCTACAACCGacatatttttttaattttcccTTATGTTGCTTCtcttgcacacattcttcacaaatttcagtcGCTGTGTTGATCAATGGCATCCCCGTTACCATCTTTTACTTTTGCAAGGCGTTGAGATCTCAAAAATTAAGATGCCCAAGCCTATAATTCCATATCCATTATTCTCGACTAGCCGCTATAGCAAGACACCTATGTTCCATAACCTTCATATCAACCTTGAAGGTTCTATTTGGAGCAATAAGAACCTTTATGACCAAAGCTCTGTTTGTGTCAATAACTTGTAGTGTCTTGTTCTCCATATGAATCTTGTAACCCTTCTCAAGTAATTGACCAATACTTAGAAGGTTACACTTGATTTCAGGAATATACAACACACATTTATCAAAGAATGTTTAACATCTCATCTCTTGATCGATACCTCACTGATCCCTTTAGTGGCTAGAGTGGTATCATCCATGAATTTTACCTTGTTCTTCATGGTACAGTTGATTGTAACAGGCCGATCTTTTCTTTAAGTCATGTGTGTTGAACATCCAGAGTCTAAGTACGATTGATCATTATGTTTTACAACCTCTTTCATAGTCACCATAAAAATTTCTTCAGCCGGTAACTGGTTACAGCGTATAGATAACTAGTTACAACCTTCTCTGGCAACATGTTGTAAGCTTTTACAACTCTCTTGTAACTTTCTACTGTTGTATTCTCCTTCAATGATCATCAACGAGATTGTAATCTCATCATCATACTCTTGTCTTGCAACTATAGCTTCATCTTCTTGATATTTTTTCTTGTTGGCACTAGACTCACTTACAAAATTTTCCAAACTTTAAACAACTAAAGCATTGCACATTGCTTTTGTCACCTTTCTTCCGTCATCCCCTTTCTCTAATGTTGCCACCTATATAGTTGTATGATCCACCAACTCTATTGTCATTGCTTTCACCTTTTTGAAATGTTGAATTTTTGGAATTTTAGGATTCTCTTCCACCAAAATTCTGAAATTTCCCTCTACCTTTGTTCATGGGTCAGTTTCCCTTCGCCTTCTTACCTCTTTCATTGAAACGGACTTGCAAAGGGGTctttgcctttgccttatcaACGTTCCTTTCCCCCACTTACAAGTCAAAAGTAACCAATTACAGGTCAAATTACAATAGCTGTACTCAATCACACACAAAATATAACTGTTACAAAACCATTATGTTTCACATGTAATCAATTATTATCAAAGTATAATCAATTACAACAacattttatttcttttttaaatGGGTGATAATCCATTACACCTATGATGCATCGAGTTATAGACACTTGAATTACTTTTTCACTTAACAAAACTGTCACTAAACTTTTTTTAGTTAATCAAACGTCTCAAAATTGTAAATagataaaaaataaataatgaaaCATCTTTCTTTTTCTTATCATTGGAATTTGTTGCAAATTTATTTTTCCATACAATTTTTTCTTAAAAATCTACTCTAAATGGGTGAAGATTCTCTAGATAGATAAATTCACGAGAAAGAATGACACAATAGATCCACTAAAATGGTTTCTACTAAGCAGAAGATCCCCACCTAATTTTTACTATATCTTTCTCTCTCACAAATAAAGTTCACCATTTCTTTTAGAAGTGTTAGACCATCATCCCTCTAAAAACACACAACACCACTAATATTTTCATAATTATACATCAACCCTAATAATATATCACATTTATCTACTATACTCAAGTTGAAACGTTGGTCCCTAACTGAACTTGTGATACACGATCATTACCATCCTCAACTCCCTTAGCATTCTTCGGTTTCGCCCAAATTTTCCCAAAAGACTCGCCCATTTCTTCAAGTGTTTTCCCCTGTGTTTCAGGAAGCATAATATAAAAGAATATCCACGCAATTGTAGCAATACCTCCAAAGAGAAAAAAAGCTCCTCCAATAGTAATCGCTTTTTCCAAGGACAAAAACGTCATTGAAATAACCCCACTAGTAACCCTATTCACCACAACACCCATAGCTGCACCTTGTGCCCTCAATCTCAAAGGAAATATCTCAGAACTATACACCCACGTGATGGGTCCCGCACCTATCGAAAACGTCGCAACATAAGACAAAACAGTTGCTATACTCAATGCAATGGCCCAGATTAGTTTCGTTTTCGAATGATCAATGATCGTGAGGCTGACAGCGAGTGTGAGAAGCGAGATCACCATACCTCCGACACTCGTTAACAACATCGGACGACGACCGAATCTGTCTAAGTTAAAAGTAGCCACTAAGATAAACACTGTTTTAACAAATCCAACGGCTATCGTTGCAAGAAGAAGATGCGTGTCACCGCTGATCCCAGCTTTTTCGAAGATTTTAGGACTGTACAAAACGACGGCGTCTATACCGGATGCTTGTTGGAAGAAATGAATCCCTAGTGCTGCTATAACAATATGACGAACTGCGGGTGTAGGATAAACGAAAAGCTCTTTCCATACACCCTCACCGGTGTTTTTGGTTTTTACCTGAACAACATCGTCGTTGCAATCTTCCGGTATTCCGGCGGCTTGTTTTATCTCGGCTAATCTAAGCTGAGCCTCTTCTTTGGAATCTGAGGTTTTGTTGAGTACTTTTATTGCGTCTCCTAAACGGCCTCTCATTACGAGCCATCGCGGCGACTCTGGCATGGCTAATACTCCGACGGCTAGGATGACGGAAGGAATTGCTCCAACTCCAAGCATCATTCTCCAACCTAATTGAAGGGATAGTTTTGAAAATGCAAAGTTTGATACGTACCCAAGTAATATTCCACTGTTTATGAAAACCTGAAAATATAGAATCCATTCAACTATTATTAgtaaaaagattttaaaaaaaagtaacagaattgctttttctttttcAAGAAAGATTAGTACTTTATATAAACTTATTTTAGATTTGTCTATTAATAGATAAAGTGAGTTGGAATCTATAACATCCTACTACATTACATAAGTACATGAGTTTCAATCTGGGAGACCATACTTAATACTTATTCACCTTTAGACTAGTTGACAAAAAAAAAAGGTCAATTACCTCTGGAAAAGAAGTGAGGAAGCCGCGGGTGGAAGCGGGGGAGACTTCAGCGGTGTAAACCGGGGCAATCATGAGTGCGTAGCCGATGCCAATTCCGGCAATGAAACGGCCAAACATGAGGAAAGCATAGTTTGGTGAGAAACCCATGAGTAAGGCTCCAACGAAGAAGATAGCACCGGCGAAAACGATGGTGTAACGGCGACCAATCCAATCGGAGGTTCTGCCGGCAAGACACGAACCTATGAGAGAGTAGATGTTAATGATTCCCATCATAACCTCAATCTGTGTGTCCGATACTTTAAGATCTCTTTTTATGTAGATTGCAGCTCCACTCATAACACCAATATCTGTAACATAATGATAACGTGtcaaaactcaacatttttctTGTATATGTAGAAAGTGGATATTATTCATATGACTATAGCACGATAAATAAACAGTCTAGTTTAGTAAATTACCGTATCCAAGTAAAATGGAAGTCATGGAAGCTAACATAGCACAAGCAAAAGCATAACTGTTTCGCTTAGGTTTCTTCTTAGAATCGAAATCTTGAATGTTTTTTTGAGGCTTTGCTTCAACTACCTTACTCTCACTCATCTTGATACAATATGAAAAAAGAACACACTAAGGTTATTAAAACTTATACATGTGTGTGAAATTGTTAGTACAATCTACAAGTTGTTATATAAGCCAAATGATACGTCAGCGTAGACCAATAAGTCTTCCCACATGGTAGTAAAGTTGAAGTGTCAACACTGTCTATCTCTTACTTAAAAACATAATGTTAAATGTGTGACTCAACAAGTTAGACACgttatattttattattttaattctatTATACGATATTTCTGCGTGTGAAATGCGAATGCAAACTGTACTAGTTGTGGCACTTGATGACTATTAAATGACAAACAGATAAACTTGTGTTGAATATTAAAACATGTCATTATATGCAATGAATAGGAGATTCACAACGATGATTTGCATGTCATTATATGCAATGAATAGAGAGATTCACAATGATGATTTGCTTTGCTTGACTCACAGCCTCAATTAATCATGCCAGCCTTGAAAAAGAGTTAGTAGCTACCATAGATATAACCGTTGTTACTTGTCGTCGGAGAATAATTTATTACCTTACGGGTCGAATTTTGTTTCCGACTAATTGTGTTTTATCTAACATTAGCGTTGTGGTCCAACAGCAACACTATAGCTATCACAACTCTTATAAGGAGAAGAATTGAACATGCTTAAAAGACTTTCTATATTTATGTCGTGGAGCCAGGAATAGGATATGTGAAAGGGCAGCAAGTGCACGGTTTTGACGATCTTAGCATAAAAGGTATCGAATCCTACCGAAATTAATTGATAAGTATCATTCTCTAATACTAAGATGTTTATCTAAGACGACACAAATGATTTTGTACATGATTTTGTACTAGTAATCATAAAACATACTGGttttaaattaatttataatGATGACAGATCGAATGCAGTTTCATCGATTTTTTTGCATTGGCTAAGTCGTAATTTATAATTATAATAGGAAAGTATTTTCGTGTGCAAAAGAATTGAATTAAAGGCACCACCCGCTTTTGCGTCTACGACACCGAATTTCTAGTCTGCAATCTATTCGTCCTCTTTCGCGTGTGCACATTAATCATTTTTTAATTGAAAAATTATTTTTAGTAGAAATTTAATTCAAAGGTTTCGTCTGCTTTCGAGTGCTTGGAACCGTATTTTTAACTCACAGACGTCTGCTTTCGCCTCTCCAGAGTTGAAAAAAGTTAGAACTGCAGTTTTCACTCAACGACAAAATGTCCTAGCTTTTCACACTTGAAACATGTTATCCTTGGATTCTTGCATTCAGATGCATGATAACATAACCCTCCATACTTAAAACATCTCATAGGAACAAAATCTCCTCCCCCACTTATTTCACTCTCGCTTGTGACTTTGTGTTGTAACTTCCGATTTTCCTTAGCAACTGGAGTCATATACGGGTTTAGGTCAACCTATTCCTTGAAAAAAATGAAATACGCCACTAATTGGGGGTTGAAGCCGGGACCTCCTTGGTATGGTGCATGCCTTACCACAAGGTTAAGCTCTTATTGTTGAATATTTGTGCAAAGAACAAGTTTTAACCTAAATTCTTGATTAATTTAGATTGTCAAATTATTTGAATGTTGTAACTCCGTTTTGGACGTGGACGGTGTTACCACAAGAAATCTATAaggcatgttgaaggcgtaattAATGAAAGTGCCTTATGAATTTAAGGTTTATACCCCATCAAGTGGTGGAGATGTGCCTAAGATAAGCAAGAGTTGAGAAAAACATAAGTCATCAGGGGATGAAACCGACAGAAGAATCATGTTTGGTCGAAAACCCATTCCGTCGACTGAAATGAAGATTGGGACTTAAGGAATTTTGGGTTGTGCCAAACACATAGAAGACAGGGTCGCCTTAAACACCTGGGCAGGAGAagtttgaaattgaaaatgaccagcagttacaagaagaataGGCGCCAGAATATGGAGCAGTTTGCAGAACGTGTATAGAGCAGTTGTAGATCGTGTGGCTCGACGTCTGCTATTTTTTAGGAGTTTTTGGCCTGTAGGCAGtttctttagtttagtataaataggatatcccacgaggggctcggggtgttcactttgtaccaaaatcacttgtaaaaaacttctcattcccaacgtgaggaagcaagagtttttaagggtgatatgtacgtgaatcaccacatttatttcaatgcaacttccttatttttcaattgttcccgttgaacactttattttaatttcatttacctttgagttatcactttacgttgtcgtctacgctgtcgacactgattctattacgataataaagttcaccaaaagtgtgttcgtcgtgtacgtcttttgaatgttgtagtgttgtcggtcacgagtcacccataggctatagCATCATTTAACATTTCGTGTGGAAAAAACTTGTGCTTGCTCAATACTTTGTCaggagccgttcctcacaaagCTGATTATCTGTCAAATTGAATAAGCCACACTGTAAcactagcacatgtcttaggatcaactggtcgatcctacaagtaacccttagttttaaggcttagggaggaccatcggttgtttaccaatttccacagtaaacaaaatggcacgcccagtgggacggTGCTAGTGCAGTTAcgaaattgcatgaaacttagaaggTGCAAACTATATAGTAAGCCACGAGAAACTTTGAAAATGTCAAACTCCAATACAGATGAAGTGCCACAAGGGACTTTATCCACTACAGAAACAGTAATCTCACAGGTTTCCACTTTGCCGCCGATGACAAGTGTAACCTCAACGATGTCGACTACGGGTACGGTTGGAACCTCAATTTCTTTACCTCCACGAGGaggttcaggatcaacgataacgacgttcagaccttatgtgcctcgctttggAACCACAAATCCTCTTTATGGAATTTcgtattccttaatgccaggatatcaGTCGACATCAAGTGCAGCATTATTTTCAGACAATGCTCAAAATACTAATCCCGCCCTACAAGGATCAGCGCAAGGGGGCAATGTTAGGAATAATACTCAGAACAGAACCATGTCGTTGTCGAACACTTCAATAGCGGTGTTGAGGCAACAAATGGATGATAGTAACCATGAGTTGGTTAATATGTTAACCAATCAAATGGGTACAGTTTTTAATCCAGTGATACAGgaatctgctgaaacaaatagGCATGTGGTGAATCAATTGACGCGCTTGTGTAATTTTCTAGGGGCACCGGCTCGATAGATGGCACAAGTGGTTAGGAAAACCGTTCCTGTTCAGATGGAGATAGGGGAAGCATAAGATGAGACAGTCCACGAGGGACAAATCCTTAGACCACAACAAAATCAAGGCGTTGAATCAGGAGTAGCAGGACGTAACCAGATGATGTTGGTTAACCGACACCAAGATGctgatcaaattgtcgatcaacatcgacaagaagacttagcagtagaaaataatttgacaactattgtcaaaaggattatggctagaaaTGGTATGGGTGCCACATTGCAAAGGCTACTATACGCCTCACCGTTGGCTGAATTTATTCTCCAAACCGAGGCACCTAGGGGAATGAAAGTGCCTAAGTACACTAAGTTTGGGGGAGAATCTGGTGAGTCGACAATAGAGCATGTTGCCAGATATCTAACAGAGTCAGGAGATTTAGCTCATAATGAGTGTTTGAGAGTGAAAAACTTTCCTTCTTCTCTGACTAAGGCTGCTTTCACATGGTTCACTTCTTTGGCCCCAAGTTCAATTGATTCGTGGGCCAAATTAGAAAAGgagttccatgaacagttttacgagggacactccaaaattagtttggcagaattgtctagtattaagagaaggtttgctgagagTATCGACGATTATTTGAATAGATTCAGATCATTGAAGGCCATGTGCTTTACGCAAGTACCAGAACATGAACTTGTTCAAATGGCTGGAAAATAAACCCAACTTTTATGAAGAGTATGTCAcaattggctgatagagttcgacatcTCGAACGGCTAAAGTTAGAAAAGGTTAGACACAATAAGGCTAAGAAAGAAAAAGTAGCGTTTGTCGATTATGACGCGACGAATCCAATATATGAGGCTGATTATGCCtcatcgaccgaattagaaattGATGTGGCTGAGTTAAAGCCAGGATCTGCCTATGAGTGTCGATCATAACTTCCCGCGCAAGGGAAaaatcctgtcgaaaacaatccaaaattccct from Lathyrus oleraceus cultivar Zhongwan6 chromosome 7, CAAS_Psat_ZW6_1.0, whole genome shotgun sequence encodes the following:
- the LOC127108411 gene encoding polyol transporter 5; this encodes MSESKVVEAKPQKNIQDFDSKKKPKRNSYAFACAMLASMTSILLGYDIGVMSGAAIYIKRDLKVSDTQIEVMMGIINIYSLIGSCLAGRTSDWIGRRYTIVFAGAIFFVGALLMGFSPNYAFLMFGRFIAGIGIGYALMIAPVYTAEVSPASTRGFLTSFPEVFINSGILLGYVSNFAFSKLSLQLGWRMMLGVGAIPSVILAVGVLAMPESPRWLVMRGRLGDAIKVLNKTSDSKEEAQLRLAEIKQAAGIPEDCNDDVVQVKTKNTGEGVWKELFVYPTPAVRHIVIAALGIHFFQQASGIDAVVLYSPKIFEKAGISGDTHLLLATIAVGFVKTVFILVATFNLDRFGRRPMLLTSVGGMVISLLTLAVSLTIIDHSKTKLIWAIALSIATVLSYVATFSIGAGPITWVYSSEIFPLRLRAQGAAMGVVVNRVTSGVISMTFLSLEKAITIGGAFFLFGGIATIAWIFFYIMLPETQGKTLEEMGESFGKIWAKPKNAKGVEDGNDRVSQVQLGTNVST
- the LOC127103502 gene encoding uncharacterized protein LOC127103502, with protein sequence MARNGMGATLQRLLYASPLAEFILQTEAPRGMKVPKYTKFGGESGESTIEHVARYLTESGDLAHNECLRVKNFPSSLTKAAFTWFTSLAPSSIDSWAKLEKEFHEQVRHLERLKLEKVRHNKAKKEKVAFVDYDATNPIYEADYASSTELEIDVAELKPGSAYECRS